From Caldalkalibacillus salinus, the proteins below share one genomic window:
- a CDS encoding AHH domain-containing protein, with protein sequence VANPITGWNAHHIVAAGANNELVIESRRILYDFGVDINSAANGIWLPKVKGYSHYNLPDYDGTMLTVATHNGGHTKNYYEYVYIKLRDMRNDYSHLSLP encoded by the coding sequence GTCGCGAATCCGATAACAGGTTGGAATGCTCATCACATTGTTGCTGCAGGTGCTAATAATGAATTGGTAATTGAATCTAGAAGAATTCTGTATGACTTTGGTGTAGATATTAATTCCGCTGCGAATGGAATCTGGTTACCAAAAGTTAAAGGATATTCGCACTACAATCTACCTGATTATGACGGAACTATGTTAACTGTTGCAACACATAATGGAGGACATACGAAGAATTACTATGAATATGTCTATATAAAGCTTAGAGATATGCGAAATGATTACAGCCATTTATCTTTACCATAG